TCAGCAGCTAGCCTGATCCTAGTGGGGCATTCAGCAACTAGCCTGATCCTAGTGGGGCATTCAGCAGCTAGCCTGATCCTAGTGGGGCATTCAGCAGCCACAGAGCCAGATCTGGTCCTCAGCGCTCGGTGGAAGCCAGGAAATAACATCCTGGAATTCTTAATTTAGGTAGCGTTcccctttaaagaaaatatgtgtATTCAAGACCAGACCCATGTATTTCTCCCCCAACCAGTGGGTTACCATAGCAACGTATCCCCACACTTCCCGAAAGGGAAAACCTGACTTTTGATAATCCCTTGTGGGGCTGTAGATCGACGTCTACAGTGGCTGTACCGACACACGTTACTTTATTCATTACTCTGAAGAAGACTTCTTGCTGTGGTCGTTTCAAGAGACTCCGACTCACTCACCAAATGGCAACTACTCGCTGTCTGAGGAAAACACAAGTTCCCCAAATCGGTCAGTGTTCCTACTGCCTCTCTGGTCTGTCAGTCATTCACCCCGACCAATCGGATGTTCTCACAGCAGGGACTCTCAGCACCATCACATCGATCCAGTAAAGtgtcatttcaaattaaaagtacaATTTAACCTTGACAGTATGTGTTTAGAACACAAGGCATATCAAtcacaaacaataataatacaacaggaaatgcattttccttTGCAATAATTTGACACATCTGATGCATCTTCGATGAGCATATCTCTAATACATAGTTCCACCCATGAATATCACACActccaaaaatacacacaattcaAACGTAATACTTTGGCTACTGCTTCACTCACCTTTCACCAACATGACAGACTCATACCGATGGTTCTCTCATTGGAAGCTAATACgtctatatactgtaaatatggaTCAgggtacatatacagtacatacccCACAGTTTATATAGCATACATCCATGtgtagtatatgtatgtattcatgTTACATGATATTCTGTAGTATCTAAACAGCTGGGACTCTGTTGAATACCTCCCAACGGACTGACCTGGACTGACTCTAGATCATCTCACAGTGAGCGTTCATTCCGCCGTTCATCGGGCACAAATGATTCCGTTCTAGTTTTCTCCTAAATTAAACGTTTCATTAGCTTCAACCTGTTATGTATTGAGTAACTTTTATTGTACGACTTGTATTTAATATGGAAGCAAAGAGAGGCCAAAAGGGTTTGAGTAGTATAAGCAACCGAATATCTAGTGAATATatactatttaaataaatagtatttttatactatttttgtCTAGGGAACTCCTCTTCGTTATATCAAGTTTCTatttgtgtaataaaaaaaaagtcttatgtgctcatattatgcttttggggcttttttattgtgtcatgtatatatctatctgtctatatcTATATGTACACCATCTCCAACAAAAACCACTGTTCCCAACCGCTCCAAACCGCTCTGCTGtggtccagcctttacttcagagacagaCCTTATAacgctcacctagctgctagcatagcacggcctcatactctgctcctgactggctagtagtccttacctaggtactgtcagggccctcgtactctgctcctgactggcNNNNNNNNNNNNNNNNNNNNNNNNNNNNNNNNNNNNNNNNNNNNNNNNNNNNNNNNNNNNNNNNNNNNNNNNNNNNNNNNNNNNNNNNNNNNNNNNNNNNgtactgagcatgtgcgactcccaacaaagatggaacagaagtgagatgtctcactctggagctaaaacagagagctcagtacaaaaagtgaaaagaggatctgcagaaatgtgcagttcaacaaaaagatggtgttttttgaaaatgaaaccatgtaaacctattcagGTGTGACctataaatacaataatgaaaatgagcataatatgagcactttaagatcAAGGGGTCTACTATTTATAAAAAGGTAGTTGCTCTACTTCCTTCCTTTTCTGATCAAAATATTTAGGTTAACTCAAAGCAATCCAGTTGGTCATTTTAGTTTGTAAAATTAAGACCTCACGGCAAGGCCAACTAGAGAACTGCTTTCAGTAGAGTCCAGATCCCCGCACGGGGTCTCCCCTCTCAAACAAAGAGTCTGACTCTCTGTCCCTCCCGGCTCTGACTAAACCCCTGTCCTATTTCCAGCCTCGCTGCCTGCGAGTACCTGCAGCAGCGCTATGGCCAAGATGGCGGCAAAGATAAAAACAGGGATTTATTCATCTCCGGTAGCATGCCTAACTTTAGTGAATCAAAGTAAACTGCAGGTACTCCAGATAAAAACGAGTCCACACTAAACTATGGATGTGAGTTTTTGAGCCCCGACAAAGGCCAGCATGTGGTCTGCAGACGACGGGCTGAGGCTTGATTTTAGGCCACCCGGTTGCTGAATAAGCcttttgtgatttattgtgGATCACGTGCGGCCCGTACCGTCCGGTTAAGAGGAGTGATGAGTCAACCGTCAACGATGGTAAATAATCGCAAGCCCTAACTTCCAATAATTACTTTTTGTAAGAAGAGAATTCAACCACTGCGAGTCAGACAGATCTATATTCAGATGAATTAAAACATGTCAATGCTATCCACAGTgctatttcaatttcaattaggTGTTCCTTTCTTTGCTTCCATATACTGAGCTTATAAACCAGGGCAGGTACGGAGGTGTGGgtcattctctttctttctcttttaaatatttCCGATTATCTTGAGGCCCACAGGAAGATCCCCTACGGGCTGTGACCTCGATGAAACTGAGCCCATGAGCTCATCTGCTGTTCTCCCACTGGAAGGAACCAACagacaaaatttaaaatataatcaacTGTGATTAATGAatttaacataattaaaaaaaaaaaaaaatccgttAAAGTTAGCTTAACTTTAAATTCATGCATTTATCTTTTGAGGCTGTTCAGTTGTGTTGTGATCACAGTGCAAGACCCTGAAAGGATTTGAACCCTGTGTCAAATACAGTGTTGTCCTGCGGGGGAAAACGCACCGCACATCAAGTCCTGTTAGTACGGAAGATTTAAAATGCCTAAAGTAAATCCGcaaagaaataaagtgaaagAGAATACACACTGCTATGCGTCATAATAAAAGAATACATAAACTATTTCACTTTGCTATTATTTAGGCATTTATAATCTTCCATAGCCTGCTGGGATGCACTTTAACAAATCAAAGTTTATTCTTATTGTTAGCATTATTATAATATACTAGTAATGGCTACAGTATAAGAGCGTAGCAGAGCAGGTTGGTGGTTGGAGGTAGGGTTGGGAGGTATCTCAGGGTTGGAGTTTACACcacttttggtctttttttccacttattACATTCCTATAAAATCTGTTTGCATATTAACACACCTCTGATCGTGTTCCACTCATCACTCTGACAACTCCAATATCCACCACCCATTTCAGTCGTCCTCCAGCGTTTCCGTCTTGATGTCGTTCCCAATACTGCACCCCGCCACATCCACCTGATTGGCTTGGGCTTGGTTGCTGTGATTGACAGCCGCCTTCTCCAAACCGATTGGGTCCTGGGGCTCAGACAGCACGCTGTGAATGGTGGGTTCATCCTGGAGGGAGGGCGAGGGGGGAGACCAGGACACACCTGTCAATCTGGAACCTTCCGCCTGGGGGAGGGATCGGCCAATCAAAGAAGTGCCCCTCTGTCCAGACAAGCCTCCTCTACCCAGGGCAGAAAACCAGCTCGGGAGCAGTGTGGGTACCTGAGCAAGAATAGGAGAAATgattacatttactgtaaatctgCCCTCATCTCTTCATCTGAGGCAATGCAGTAAATAGTCCAAATCCACGATATTCCACtactgggattgctccggtacTGCtccgtccctgtcctctgtctctgtgtcgaCGTTCCAACCTCtgctggatttctgaggactagagttacctggtcctcagatctctgcagggtaaatccagacagctagctagactatctctccaatctgaggactatggttNNNNNNNNNNNNNNNNNNNNNNNNNNNNNNNNNNNNNNNNNNNNNNNNNNNNNNNNNNNNNNNNNNNNNNNNNNNNNNNNNNNNNNNNNNNNNNNNNNNNgtgtgtgtgtgtgtgtgtgtgtgtgtgtgtgtgtgtgtgtgtgtgtgtgtgtgtgtgtgcgtgtgcgtgcgtgcgtgcatgcgtgcgtgcgtgcgcctGTACCTGGGTTGGAGAGGACAGGTCAGCTCGACTGAAACCAAACTGCCTGGCCGAAGCTCTCTTGTCAAATAAGGACACCTCACAGCCCTGTGACAGGTTAAGACAGGTTATACAATACCCAGGTCTGCTGTCATAAGAATAGTGTCAGAATGCCTCTAATCTAGTGATTCGTAATCTTTGAGTCAAATATGtgactaaatgtaaaaaaaaaaagaggttacACAAAGAGGAATCAAAACAACGTAGCTTGTGTAATATTTCATAGACTGTTTAACTTTACAGATGGacaacacatgcatacatcTGAGCTGCTCAGTGCAGAAAACCTCCTACAACTAATTTACGTTCAGTCCACCTGGTCGGGGAAGTCGTTGCCATCCACCTCGTCGCTGTTGGACTGACCGCCTGGACTCTGGACCTCGATGCCGTGGCTCTCCAAGATGGCTGCTTcttcaaaaacacaaacctcATCATAGCATATCAACGTCCAACAACTACACACTCAGATCCAAGCCAACGCTGACGCGTTCATGTTCCGGCCTTTGGTCATACTAGGATTTACTGTGTGTAACTCTAATAAAATACACCACtgttaacaaacacacagacccacagacccacagacacacacacacacacacacacacacgcacagaggtAGACATTACCAATGTTAGCGCGCCTCTTGATGTCTTTGCGGCGGTTGGCAAACCAGTTGTAGACCTTCAGAGATGTCACCCTCTCTAAATCGGACAGCTTCTtacctgtaaaacacacacacacagacacacacacacacacacacacacacacacacacacacacacacacacacacacactcagatcaCAGCTACTGGGCTGCTGCTTTTCTGTCCTCTACTCATGTGACAGGTTTGAAGGTTCATTGAAGCATATTTGATTTCAGTGGTCAGAGAGTGTTATTAAAGAAGCTGTTCTCGCTCGTCCTCACTCAGTAAAAGCTTCTTCTGATTCATGAGCTacatgtgtaactgtgtgagcCAAGTTGCCATAAGTAAAgagtaaaactatttttttttccaagcaaTTATCTATAAAATTTGAAGTAATGTACTATGGCTTATAATTGTATTCATTCCTCCCTGTTCTGACCTACCTGGTTTCTGAATGACAGTGTTGCAGGCGGTGGCAATCTCCTCTCTCTTGGCTTCATCGGGGTACTGGTTATCAATGAAGTAGCTGTGTAGACACACACGTATTCACCATACAACGTACAATGACAAAGCCAATCACACataattaaatactttttgagCCCGTCCACACCTCCTCCTCACCCCCCAGACAGCTCACCTCTCCATGACAGCCAGACACTCCTTCCTCCAGGTGAATCTGCTCCCTCGCCGCAGGCGGAAGCCCCCGGGGGCTGAGCCAAATGAGGGCGGGGCTTGGTGCCAGTCCATCACCTCCTCCAGAGCCAGTGGGGCGGCTCGCATTGCAAGAGTGGCACCTGAAGTCACAGACACCAGACAGCTTTAATAATAAGAAGGCTTATTTCATTACAGTATGCCACACAGTGGGCCTTTCCCCTTTCCCAGTTTGTGCATCCTCCATTCCCCCCTTCACGTCTTAGTCCCGCCCACAGGAGATTCGAGCTTTCGAGTTGAGGAAGAGCCTCGAGGAGAGAGGAGTTGGGGCAAAGGCCATTAAACAACACGGGACATCTCTACCTCCTGACTGTCGTTAAAAGCGACGTCAACTCAATATGACAAGCGGCAGCACAAGCACAAACACTTTTCTATTTAGCGTTTCCACCTAAAAATAGGTCTCAAATAgaataatgaaaagaaatcatTGTGTATTGCACATTTAGTATGTGTGTACACCCCATCATGACGACAAAGGACAAAGAGTAATTTATTACACCCtgactttcatttattttggagCATCTAGCCAAATGGAAGTCAAGAGattctaatttcttttttaaggaAGACACAGGATAACTGGACTGTACTGTGTTTAATACTGAACCTTCCACCCTGTTGGTCTAATCACAATCTATTCATTGTTCAATTACAGGAAAACAGTTTACAGTCTTTATTTCTGTAACCAGGGAGATCTCAAGATGCTCATAAAACACAAACCCATTCCGTGcctttcttttctgtctgaAAACTCTTTGATTACAACTTACAGTTTGTCACATCTGCAACTTTCCAAACACTGTAAACCTGTCCTCTGCTGTGAAATTAAGGCATGTCACTGTCCTATTTATTGTTGAAATCCCAGCTATGAATACCAATGAGCTGAGGTtcaattttccttttctgcCCTGATGTATTAGAGCTGTCAATCTGGGGGTGTCCAGAGTTCTGCTCAAGGAGACTCTAACAATACGCGATGACAACATGTTTTAACCAATAAGGAGCTCTTTCCAGTGTGTTGTACTAGGGATTGTCCTCCTAACTGAACTGCATGATTGTTGCTCAGCCAACGTTAAGACATTTGAGTTGGTATTGAagtagttagttttttttacacgtGGAAGAGTTGGGGGGTTATGCAGGAGATGTAAGCGTGATGGGTGGTGTTACCAGGGTTGGTTTTCTCCAGCTGGTACCAGCGAAAGAAGGCTCTTTTCTTCTGCTCGCTGAGGTCTGATCCCTGCTGTAGGAGCCAGTGGGAGATCCGGCTCTGACTGATCCCTGAAGGAAGAGGAACAGAGCGAGATCTGTACCATCAGTAGGCTGGACGCTTGCTGGCATGTCAACCCTTTCTGGTGGTGATACTCACCCGTTACCTGAGCAACCACAGCCTGGGAGATCCGCCTGTTTGCCAGGAAAGACTTAATCTCTTCTTTGATCATAGCACTGTCCCTCCTACAAGCAGAGAGGGGAATCTACTGTTTAACACAAAGTACAGGAACTGTTTACATCTCATTCTCACGTTTCACATATGGCACAAAGTCCCTATACTTAACCAGCTGTAACTCTGCTATCCACATCTATATTCCTGGCAGCTGCTGTTGAAGCTGAGTATGTGCAGGAATCAGAGGCCAGATCCTGCTGCTGTAATATTGACTGCTTTCTGGTTTGATTTCATCTTCACACAACCTCAAATCAATACCCATCTGATTGCAGCTGTCTGACTGCAGACTACAGATGAGCAGCTCTcctgagagtgagagtgtgtgtgtgcgtgtatgtaaGCCTTGTATCATATTCAGTGTGAGCTACAAGCAGACCGTTTGTATTAAcaacaattgaattgaattaaattgaattgaattttgatTTCAATTACGATTTTGGCTCCCGATGATCACCATGCGCACATCCGCATGCGCACATCCGCCCCTCCTGAAGCCATAAACTCTCTCAGCCTATAAAGTCAGGGGGCAAGATGTATCCATATCACCCACTGGAAATTAAAAACTCACCATgagtaaagatggcagaaggagggcagccacagcCCTAGTACTAATTATTGTCATGCAGGTAGCAAACCGTACAGAATATACTTCTGCAGCTCTATATCTGTTTGGTTCTGTTCTAGTgactttatatttgttttacttttttcatcatcatcatcctcatcctcatcaccatcatcatcctcctcctcatcagtAGTGAGATCATTGTGGGAAAGACTCTCAGACATGTCATAACAGGGTAAACACAGCTGCATTTAATACAATTATGAGATGAATTGTTTGATTTTGGTTTACCActtcaaaattattattattattattattctcattattagaaagtgacaaaaaggtaGCACATCTCGGGTTCCCAAGTTAAGAAGGACAAAATACTGTCATTGCCtttagcattattattatttagataCACACATTAGGATACTGTGTTCACTTTGCTATGATACTGTGCATCTGTGAGGAGTGTACATTATTGTGAATCCACGTCTTCCTTCGTGTTTTTCCGACGAAGGTGTGCTGGGTTAAGCAGTAGGCGCATGTTTAAATTGGTAAACCTTTTCTAGATAACACTCTCAAAGATGACATTACTCGGTGTTCATCTCTGAGCTGGTCTGGCCTGGTAACTCCTGGTCCAACCTAGTCTAGGTTACGGCAGGTCTAGTCAGGTCTTACCTCATCAAGTCCTCCACCTTTTCATCAACATCTAAGTCCTCTTCGCTGGTCTCGAACCCGTAGCCTGGCGCTGCGACACTGCCACTAACAACACCAAGGGGAAACCGGGGAGGTGACAGCTTCCCATTGGTGACAGCAACTAGGCCATTCTGGACTACCGCAGCCATGGCGACAGGCGATGCTACTGGAATTGGTAGAAGGGGGGAGGTGGTGTCGAAGTTGTTATTAGGTGACGGTGAGAGCCGGCTGTTAGGGAAACTTGTCTGAGTAGCGGTGGAAGTCATGGAAGAAGAAGCAACGACGGCGCTGGATGAAGACAAGGAAGACGAGGGAGGCATGTAGGGAGGCTTATGGGTCAACTTGTGTCCATGTTGGCGCTCCAGGTGGTCCAGGGTGTCCAGGGCGTGGAGGACCTCCACCTGTGTGATACCTGTCCTCCGTAGCCTCTGGAGGAGGTCAATCTGCTCGATGGTGAAACGAGGCTCCTCACACTGCTGGAACATCCTGGGGGAGATCATTACACACCATTAATGACCGAGGAAAAGGGCGCCCCCACATTTACTTTCTACTTTCTTAGTACAGTATTTTtccacaaacagaaacaattcTATACATGCATGACATTTTACTGTCTCTACCTTTACTTTTATGCAACtaaataaatccataaaaatggaGTGTTCAAAATAGTACTCTGTAGAGTTTTGACCACTACTAGCGCTGTGGAGAAGTGTTAGGAGTGGCTCCCTCTAGTGTTGGTAGAGCGAACACGGGCGCTGGGGTTCACCTCTTGCCTTTTGGTTTTCCACTGATCGACAGGTGGTGGCAGTAACCCCCAAAAGGAGTGGAGCAATGCACCAACAAACAACAACTGTGAACAAGATCATttggatgtaaacaatgcacagttttacatttttgagagAACAGCTTGAGAAGCGAACACACAGTCAACATCATCGGCACAAACAATGTATGTTGAAGAGAACATAATGCAGTCCTGGTTGATTTGTTGACACCCGTGGTTAACCGTGGTAACTGGGAGGGAGTTTTGACAATACAGGTGCCACCGCACcgattttgtttcatttctaaaaagaaatgacatcaTAATAGCCGCTGAACTGAACTCACATATTGACCACTGGGagcaaaaaaacactgagaGGATTCCCTGTTGCTTTCATAAAGAAGACTAACCGAGACAGTAAACAACGTTGTCCAACATGCTAATACTTCTGCATTGTGTAATTGCGGCATTTCTGTCAATCCCATGTTTATTTTGTGCACAAGGAGGGCCTGACCAGGGGCAAAGAAAACTCTTTTATACTGCGGAAAGGAAATTAACTAATGCAAATACATGAAGTGACTATTGCACAAAAAATACTGGTCATGAATAGTGCCAGAAATGGAAGATGATGTAATGGAAATCTACATTTTCTACTTCTGATTAATTGATACATAATTACTCATTAGTGACCTTTCTCTGTCACTGAGCTTCACAACACCAAAATGGAAGAAGTCACATCCGTTTGCTTCATGCCTGCAgatttacagcacacacacacacacacacacgcaggcactgTGTGACATCAGAGCTCAGCAGCTGCCATCACATTTTAACCCCATTAATCATGATATAATGTTACCCATTTGATGCAATGTGTGGTATGTTCTCACTTTATTGTagctttaacaaaaaatattgttgATTCCCATCTGTATTGGTTTGATCTGCCAAGTTCTTTTAAATGTGCACCCATCTTATGtcatttctaaaaaagaaatgttataaaaatattCACTGAACTGTACTGAGCGAGAGAAGGAGAAGATagagagattttaaaaaatgagataCTGCAtctgtcatgtttttctttctaatgtcaaaaagaaaaacaggcacAGCAGAGAATCAAAGTCAGCAGACATGTCAACACTTCTAATGCGAGGGagggtgactgtgtgtgtgtgtgtgtgtgtgtgtgtgtgtgtgtgtgtgtgtgtgtgtgtgtgtgtgtgtgtgcatacaacttgggaaaaatgccaaataaacTGTACATCCCAGACAGAGCCAAGCTCCATACTTTGTTTTACTGCAGCAGAAGATGAGTCACGCTGCATAAAGTCAGACGACATCCGACTCATACAGGACTGCATAATGATCATCTCAGCTATTATGTTTTCAATTCAATAATAACTGATCCAAGTTTTTTGTCTTGAGTTTCTCTATTTTGTTTCAGATTAACAATGAAATGATTTTTCTTCCTCctgcattactttttttggaGCTCTTTATAAAACTGATATGAttaatacattataataataataatacgcTTTCCAACCAAACTATCTGTGGTTTAGACAACCAAACAAAGCATGCAAGAAAACTCAACACAATAATACTAATTTcttgaaaagtgacaaatatgttGTAGATTTTTATCACATAAATGTCTGCTTGTATGCCTTTCTCCAATTAGCCAGCAGCAGAGAGATCAGAGCaaattaagacaaaaaagagatggggaatgacaaCAAAGGTCCACGGCTAGATGCAAACCAGATGCACTCTAGAGACAAGTTCAGACTGCTCAAAGGAAACGAGATGTATCGAAGTACCAGTTGGAGGGTCTGCCTACATCCAGTCACCGCCTTGAGAAACATGCACTGCAGggagaagcaacaaaaaactgGCTTTACCTTTCCAGACAGCCGGGGCCTCATGTATTAAAGATGGCACCGCGTTCATGCCAGAAGATGGCGTACAGCCAAAACATGAAAAGGACCTACACAGAAATATTCATGTGTATAAAACCGGGCGTACGCCAGGTCCTGCACATCTTTCCTTTACACGTCACAATCAACGTGAAGTTGAGCGCACAGCAACGAGCCCCAGACCCCGCCGTTCTGCACTCACTGCCGCATCGCGTGTTGACTGGTACATATCGAATATATCTAATATAGCATATATATCATGTTACAAATCTGTGCTCgtcatcatatgtacattgtttgtactggtgttattgtttattacattgtgaatacatatttcttaaactgaatgatgtttttgttgagttattattacacCATTCTTTTtcgctttaaaaactaattaaaactaattgaactgaatttgaaaacaaaaagtccaaacgaataaaaataaaaactaatgataTCAATTATCCGGATATCAATTCTGAGCAAAacaatcgtgattcatattttgcCCTGAATCGTTCAGGCCCAAGTGGCATCGCCACAGCAGATCCAGAACCACATCCATCTCCGTGTCGGTCCACACTAAGCAGTCTGAACTCACTGGTGTGatgccatttattttctaagtgtTAGTAGGCGCAGTGAGACTGCATCCAAAAATATTTCCTAAACAGATTTTTCATGCATTTCCCTTCCTCCCAGAGGTAAGGAAGCCTGTGAATTGGATTATTAGTGTGTAAAAGACGTGAGACATTATCCACAATAATGATCAAACTTTAATGGACTATCAGCAgatatacttgtgttttttcatagACAACGTCACAGACATACTGTgtaagttaattttttttaacctc
The Etheostoma cragini isolate CJK2018 chromosome 1, CSU_Ecrag_1.0, whole genome shotgun sequence genome window above contains:
- the LOC117958424 gene encoding homeobox-containing protein 1-like isoform X2; this encodes MFQQCEEPRFTIEQIDLLQRLRRTGITQVEVLHALDTLDHLERQHGHKLTHKPPYMPPSSSLSSSSAVVASSSMTSTATQTSFPNSRLSPSPNNNFDTTSPLLPIPVASPVAMAAVVQNGLVAVTNGKLSPPRFPLGVVSGSVAAPGYGFETSEEDLDVDEKVEDLMRRDSAMIKEEIKSFLANRRISQAVVAQVTGISQSRISHWLLQQGSDLSEQKKRAFFRWYQLEKTNPGATLAMRAAPLALEEVMDWHQAPPSFGSAPGGFRLRRGSRFTWRKECLAVMESYFIDNQYPDEAKREEIATACNTVIQKPGKKLSDLERVTSLKVYNWFANRRKDIKRRANIAAILESHGIEVQSPGGQSNSDEVDGNDFPDQGCEVSLFDKRASARQFGFSRADLSSPTQVPTLLPSWFSALGRGGLSGQRGTSLIGRSLPQAEGSRLTGVSWSPPSPSLQDEPTIHSVLSEPQDPIGLEKAAVNHSNQAQANQVDVAGCSIGNDIKTETLEDD
- the LOC117958424 gene encoding homeobox-containing protein 1-like isoform X3, which codes for MFQQCEEPRFTIEQIDLLQRLRRTGITQVEVLHALDTLDHLERQHGHKLTHKPPYMPPSSSLSSSSAVVASSSMTSTATQTSFPNSRLSPSPNNNFDTTSPLLPIPVASPVAMAAVVQNGLVAVTNGKLSPPRFPLGVVSGSVAAPGYGFETSEEDLDVDEKVEDLMRRDSAMIKEEIKSFLANRRISQAVVAQVTGISQSRISHWLLQQGSDLSEQKKRAFFRWYQLEKTNPGATLAMRAAPLALEEVMDWHQAPPSFGSAPGGFRLRRGSRFTWRKECLAVMESYFIDNQYPDEAKREEIATACNTVIQKPGKKLSDLERVTSLKVYNWFANRRKDIKRRANIAILESHGIEVQSPGGQSNSDEVDGNDFPDQGCEVSLFDKRASARQFGFSRADLSSPTQVPTLLPSWFSALGRGGLSGQRGTSLIGRSLPQAEGSRLTGVSWSPPSPSLQDEPTIHSVLSEPQDPIGLEKAAVNHSNQAQANQVDVAGCSIGNDIKTETLEDD
- the LOC117958424 gene encoding homeobox-containing protein 1-like isoform X1, with the translated sequence MFQQCEEPRFTIEQIDLLQRLRRTGITQVEVLHALDTLDHLERQHGHKLTHKPPYMPPSSSLSSSSAVVASSSMTSTATQTSFPNSRLSPSPNNNFDTTSPLLPIPVASPVAMAAVVQNGLVAVTNGKLSPPRFPLGVVSGSVAAPGYGFETSEEDLDVDEKVEDLMRRDSAMIKEEIKSFLANRRISQAVVAQVTGISQSRISHWLLQQGSDLSEQKKRAFFRWYQLEKTNPGATLAMRAAPLALEEVMDWHQAPPSFGSAPGGFRLRRGSRFTWRKECLAVMESYFIDNQYPDEAKREEIATACNTVIQKPGKKLSDLERVTSLKVYNWFANRRKDIKRRANIEAAILESHGIEVQSPGGQSNSDEVDGNDFPDQGCEVSLFDKRASARQFGFSRADLSSPTQVPTLLPSWFSALGRGGLSGQRGTSLIGRSLPQAEGSRLTGVSWSPPSPSLQDEPTIHSVLSEPQDPIGLEKAAVNHSNQAQANQVDVAGCSIGNDIKTETLEDD